The genomic stretch GAAGTAGCTATGGCTCGTACCAGGAGCAAAAAAGAGACACAGAAGAATAACAATCCCGAAAGAAGATcgcaaaaaaaaattgttggaCCAAAAAAGGTACCTTGGATGGTTAGCGGTGAATTAACTGTAAACTTGGGATATTGTGTTTTGATAGTAAATGCTAAATCCCACATTCTTCTTCGTTGTTACTTTGTGCTGATTATGAATTTTTGTGTAGAAAACACTAGTATCTAGGTGCTCGCCATGTTGCATGACTTCAGTTATGAAGCAATTAGACTCAGGCGCGGGCAGAGAGAAACTAATGGAGGTGCAGAACATGGGACTTGGCTGGCTGCAATATGTGCCTGAATGGGCTGTCAACCAAGATATGATGGTTGCATTAGCATCATCATATAGTCGGGATGAGAATTCCTTGATCGTCGGAACAAGAAAAATTCCCATATCAGTTGAATTAATTGCACGGTGTTTTGGACTACCGAACCATGGTACGCAATTCTCAAATAAAATAGGGAGAAAAGGGAAAAAATTATCCACAGTACTTTCGTTGACTATATGTTTTCGGTTAAATTAGTCATTAAATATTTGGACTGCATCGACTCAATTTTGTGCTTGACAGGGGATAGTTTCAAAAGTCCAAAAACAGCAGCAGGGCATCGACTTGTTAACAGCTTCACAGGAAAGACACAAGCAGATTTGAAAAGGGATGTTATCACATGCTCGATGCAGTCCGATGTCGATAGAATCAACTTCCGGAGACAGTTCATCATGTTGATAGCCAAGTGTTTCTTCTTTCCCTCGCCGAAAGCCACTGTTTCAGACATACATATACGCGCTGCCATTGATGTATCGAACCCAAGGAAGATGTATTGGGCGAGGTacatttatgattttttaattgaGGGAGTTCTGAGGTTTCAGGATGTAAGGAAGAAAACAGTTGATGGATGTATGTTCGCATTATTGGTGAGCCATATATCCCTAacttttgatttgttgtttgttattttataGTATACCTTGTTTATAGCAATTACTATAACTTTTAGATTATATATCTCCATGCTAACAAGCATGGAGATTTAGGAAGATATAATGGGAGAAAACCGTGGATCAGAGACTGGTCGCTTGTTGATCTGAAGAAGATGGATGAAGAGGAAAGCACATCTCACTCGGTGAGACATAAGTGTGAAAGATATGTTAATCGGATCATTGCTTTTAAGCTCTAACGTGAATAAAACTTATATGTTGTCCACTGTAGGGGCTTCTAAATTTAATTGGAAAGATGTATGGGTCACCGAAAAAGCACAATCGTGTATCAAAGAGAAGATGcatcaagaaagaaaaaaacaaagtcTGATAGAAAGACTCGTAAAGAAGCTCCCACGGTAGATGAAAACGAGACCGACATACCGGCTGACCATGCATCACTTGCTGAATTTGATCAACAACCTTCCAAAAAAAGGCAATTCAAAGATTTATTACTTTTGTTATAAACTTTTATTGTTCTAACCTGTgtctttttaatattattatagtataaataaatatcttttagattttgtgtctttttaatcatatataaaattttaccATGTATAGAGTAATtcattatttatctaattttagaAGTGTGATATTGATGCTGTAGTTGGTAAATCTATATTTTAAAAACTGTTGGAGATACTTATTTTGAGCATGGCAATAGACCTTACACATGTAAATACATCTTTTCCTGTTTTAGCATTAATTCCATAACATAATAAATTTGATGACTATGTGTCCTCTCCTGTTAAGTAATGCCAATACTAGTGACTTTAAATAGTATTACGAATAGCTAAATCTTGTCTCATTAGTTTGGATGTTATGTATATAATACTCCTGATGTTATTCGTGTGGCTCTCTGGATGTTAACTGATTTAAATTACGGAAGTTATTGACCATTCTGTACTATACTTGGGTATACTAGATTTACTTGGTTGGATTATATTTGTGCTAGGTGACCTTTTTAATTATCACTTATAGTTGttcatttttcaatttatttaaacAGAAAATGTAGCCAAGCTTCACAAAACGGATGCATTGAGGGGGATAAAGTGTTTATGAACAAGACATGTATCAAAATGCCTATGGGGGAGGAGACATTGGCCGACATGCCACTGGTAAATGCAACAGATGATAATGTTAAGGACGGGCATTCAAAGGAAAGGCAAGTTATTGAATTTTTAGTTATCGTATGAAGTTTTAATGCTTTAACGTGCCTCATTGTAATAATATACtagcataattttttttgggcAACTGCGTTGACATAATTTATCATTATATTTGTTTGCATATAACATTTTACCATATATAAAGTAATTTTAATATACGTTACCTACGTATAATATTGTGCTTATTTGAGAAGAATGGCAAAATTAGGGGTTGTAACTGGTATATTTATCTTGAATTGGAGTTTGATTATCtaatattttatcatttaaaTTCGGATGTTATGCGTGCCTCATACCCGATGTTATCTTTCTAGCATTATGGTTGCTAACTGGTTGGCAATGTGGATGTTACTATCCATTCTTTACTTTATTCTGCACGAAGAAGCTTTGGGTAAACTTTAGATTTAACATCATTTACGAATTTAAGCGTACTACATTTACTTGATTAACTCATATTTGTATCAGGTGTCTTTTGTTATTATCACTTATAGGTGCTCAACTTCTAATTTATTTAAGAGTCCCAAAACAGGTCCATTAGGGGGAATACTATGAGTATGAGGTGGACATGTCCTGAAATGCCCAAAGGGGATGAGACAATGTCTGACACACCTGTTGAAAAACGGAATAGATGATAATGTTGATGAAGGACCTTCGAATCAAAGAGGCAAGTTAGATAGATGATTTTAACAATAATACGAATTATTGAAGATTATAGTAGTTGCATGACTCTTTTACTTGTGACTCTTTCCTTCTTTTGAGGTGAAATGTTTAATCAATAATAGATGTTATCCATATAATCTTATGCTGGTTACACAACTTTCTTTATTTTAGTTTTGGCTCAGATAAGAGCACTTAATTGTTAATAACTGTGCAGGGAATCCGGAGAGCTTGCAATGGTAGTGTATGTTGCACCAGAGGACCCAGCTCAAGTAGACTTTTCAATCCCGTCATTCTCACTTGGCATCACTCAGATGCACATACCAGACTCACTGCCCAGATCTCCGGTAACAAATGATCAAAATGCGACTCCGAAACCTGAATCAccagaaaacataaaaacaaAAGCTGTGGTGGACACACTAATGCCATCTGGGGGTGTTGCACGGCCGACAGGTGATGACATGAACAGGATATACAAGTGGGTGACAGATTGGAGGGGTGCAAAGAATACCACACTTGCGTGGATTCGCAATGGCGATGATGTTCAGCTGCAGCGAGCGGATCTTCAATCACTGGGATGGCGTAGAAGAGTAAGCGATACGGTAAGAGCAAACAAAAACTGTAATAAATTGCTATGTGTGTTATGCATTAAAGTGCCATGAAAATGTAATATTTACTCTATTCAGGTGGTTGACTGCTGTGCCATGTTCAATACTTCGAGCAACGCAAGGTTTTGCACGCATTTACTGTATTCCACCGAGACTAATGGTTAGTACAATCTTTCCTTACCCacttaatattaattaataccATAATGTCTCGGTGAAGGATACTCTAAATTATTAGGTGTTTAACTAATGCAAAATGGGTTTACAGGCCATAATATTGACTGATGATAACATTGAACGATTTGCGGGACAAACACTGGTTTTGCCCCTGTTCTTAGCAATTCATGGGCCGCGGGCAGCACTGGTTCGATGCAGAGAAAGCGAAAAAGTTGATTATGTCAGTAATTTATACTTACTAATCCACACACAAAATCTATTTTTCATTACAAGAATATGGAAAAAATAACTATATACTAACATGCTTTATTCAACGATGAAGTGGTTTGTTCCAGTGTGCCGAGATGATCACTGGTGGCTATATGTACTCCACCGGAAGACTGATAACCTATGGGTGTTAGACTCTATGCACAATGGCCCACACTCGGAGCGCCGagagaaaatagataaatatgtAGTAAGTGAGAATAGATTTGATGACGCATATTTTTTCGGGTGTTAGGTGTTGCCTTCCatgtttttttcttctattttcctCCCTAATTTTTTCTCTCTGGCTTGTCAAAGGGCTTTCTTCTCCAAGAGTTGGCAGCAACTGTAGACTCGAATGTAGTATTCACAGCTGAGGGCTATGAATGTTGCTATGAAACAAGGCTCCAAAAATAGCCTAATGGGTAAGTCTAGAGGTGAAAACAAAGAAGGGATTAAAAAATTAACCCACACAAATTTAAATATGTTGGCACGACTTTTTGTCATTTGTGTTGCATAGGTGGGACTGTGGTGTATACGTCATTAAATGGATGGAAATGTGGGATCCAAAGAGCTTGACAGAGGATGAATTGAATATGCCTATTTGGACGACGGTTAGTGAAATCCAAAACATATGTTGATGCTTATTTGCGTATttaataattgataaataaCTCTTCTTGGATGAATTCTACTTATGCTGGCTGGATTTATATTTGCTTCTTTAGTGTATTCTATACCAAACACAAATACATCTGTATGTGACCACAGGCCCAGCTGCAACAAATTCGGAAAGAAATTGTAACTGACATTCTAATTTGCAAAGACAACGTCTCTAGGAGTGAGGTAGATGGTGTACTCAATGTACCATGTCGTCATGTGGAGGATAGGGGAAAGAAAAAAACTCTTGAAGATCCTTGGACGAACCCACGGACAAGATCACTGGTTCGAAGGGCAAAACTGGCTAAGAAAGCTAAACGGAACTATAAGCCATAAATTGAGATTAGAGTTGGTCGGTGTGTGttttttgttaattgatttcAGGATTTAGAGGTGTATTTTATATACAGATGGATGTTATCGGATATAAACCAAAACCGGGTGCATCTTTTTTAAAGGGAAACCTATATTGGGTAGCAGGTTAAATATATTCACAAACAATTGATTAGGACTAGAGTTGCTATGTGTATTTACGGTTGATATGCTTGCAGAATTTACGTGattttatcataaaatatttgCGAAAGGTTTTGGATTTGGACtggataaaaaaaatacaataattcAATATCCCAgttaatatttatgtataaaaattgtttttaaattgttagtttatttttttatacatgtTTGGCTTGTTTTTGCTCAAATCGAGAACACGTTGACTGAATTTTGAATTATCTTTCCAATATACAATTATCCATGCTTAGGCAGCTAAAAATATTTATGCCAAGCAAAAATGCTCGATCGTGGATGTTATTCTAATAAATTAAAGGATGTTATTGGATGTAAATAAAATACATGTCTGGATATGACTTTTTGatgtctaattttttaaataataaaagaaagacCTTATTATGTACAGATGCTTTTGGatattcaaatttaaacttCATGTATTGGACCACATTATCGTAATGATTAAATTATCAACtaaacatttattatttttaatattagtaaCAAATAATAACGGTACAAAGTTGTTAAACTCTAATGCTTATGATATGTAGTGATGTTAAACTCGAATCCTCCAAGAATGCTTcctgtgaaaaaaaaatttaaaaacaaacaaaagagGAACAATTAGTAAATGGACATGACATTAATGCTATGAAAAATACACTAGGTACACATACACAATTGTTCAGCGTTATGGAATGAATTCAATAGTGATATGAAGGAGCCAGAGTGCATAGCCAAATTGTCTGTCATTTCTGAACAAGCTGGTTGCGTATCTTTGTAGGAAGTTGCCACATTTGTAGGAGATGGTTGTGCATTACCATTAGGTCTCTTAACACACAAATCATATTGAAAGATAACATCATCACTTATTATCCATTCAACCAacttaaaataaacaaataacgTGAAAAGGGGGGTAGATCTCATATTTACCTTGTTGTGATTGTGAGTGTTCTTGTTTTTGCGTACCCTCTTTTTAATAGATTTTTCCAGATCTGCCCCAAGTCTGGTGGAAGTTGGACGACCTCGCGTAGGAACACGACGTGGGCCATGTAGCTCATCCATACTAACGGGACACTCATCATGCGTATGTGAGTAAATCGCACTTGGTACATGTGCAGCTTGATGCTCGAATTCCTTGTGTTCTCTGAGCTTCTCCCGAGCACTGTCCATGGCATCACGCAATATAGCAGCAACCTCTGGAGTAGCCACAAAATCCTGAACGATGTTGTAAAAATCAAAACATAATTGCCTAAAAATTGTCATGCTTTCATCAAAACGGTCCATGTCAATGCTACTCCTGATGTATGTGTGTCTCCGACTAACATTCTTACTCCATCGGGATAGGATGTATTGTGAGGACACTGCTGTCACACGAAAATGTAGAAGAACAGCAAGACTGTGGCAGCATAGAATACCATTCGATTGGAACATAAAGCAATCACATTGAACGTCTGATGATTGCGAGCAATACACGACTTGGTATCTGCTGTACACTGACATGTCAAACACCATCTTTTTGTTGGTCAACTTCACAAACTATACTTGTGCCATGATGGTTGATTAAGGAGATGTCACAATCGGTCTTTTTTATAAATTGATCCTGAACGTCTCGAAACATGGAGTTTGTATATTCTCTCTGGAACTGCTTCTCTATTGGTGAGCTGGAAACACAAGGGATAATACCCCTTAAATCAGCAGCGTCACACTCAAGCTCCTTTTGCTCCTTGTCTATAACACAGTTTTGGTATTGGCGAACAAATTGCAACAAAGAGCTCTTACTGTTTAAGTACTTATCAAAAACTGAATGCATGCTCTCACTACGCTGTGTGCTCCTCATGCCAGCCCAGAATTCGTCCTTGAAAAATACTGGCACCCACATGTGTCAGTCAGCAAACATATCTGTAAATGAACAGGAAAAAccaaaaaatgcaaaaaaacaaaaatagcgTCGGTTAACCTCTAAGTGCAACATCCATAATGACTATAAAATAACATCTATAAAGTAGCCACACAGAGGCAGCAAGGAACCAGAAGATTATACTACCATTTAGCCACCTAGAATTGTGGAGGTCATACTCTTCAATAAAATCGTGCCAATCTCTCTCAAATGAGTCCTTAGATTTGGATTCAAACACAATCCTCTTCATGCATGTGATGAGCTGATCGAAATGACGGTAACCTACCAGCTTGTTTGGTATCTTGTTTAGGATATGCCATATGCACCATCTATGGCGTGTGTGTGGTAATGTGGTCTCTGCAGAACGCATCTGCAGCGATTGGTCTGTTATAACACATATAGGGGCCTTACCCATACACTTCAACCAAGTACGAAAAAGCCATTCGAATGTACGAGTGTCCTCATTCCGCAATAATGCGCACCCAAGAAGCGTAGATATCCCATGGTGGTTGACACCTACGAAAGACCCAAACGGCATGTCGTACCTGaacaatgaaaatataaaaacatgATATGTAGTGGAAACTCCAAATGCCGTGGATGGAAAAAAGTCTAATTAAGTACaacagaaaaataataattccATACCTATTAGTCTTGTAAGTAGTGTCAAACGTCACGACATCACCAAAATATTCCCATGC from Arachis stenosperma cultivar V10309 chromosome 9, arast.V10309.gnm1.PFL2, whole genome shotgun sequence encodes the following:
- the LOC130949147 gene encoding protein FAR-RED IMPAIRED RESPONSE 1-like, giving the protein MTEGVEEFVINQAIGDEEVDPEEGMCFGTLEDARAYYYRYAARTEFVVKIRTTGWETINDQRVVVNQALHCNRDGYRTSRVKALQRRKTVASTNCKARCYLALDKMTGQWRISRVEVSHSHPLNPKLSGMFSANRQLNVDENHSIRNVFWADARCRAAWEYFGDVVTFDTTYKTNRYDMPFGSFVGVNHHGISTLLGCALLRNEDTRTFEWLFRTWLKCMGKAPICVITDQSLQMRSAETTLPHTRHRWCIWHILNKIPNKLVGYRHFDQLITCMKRIVFESKSKDSFERDWHDFIEEYDLHNSRWLNGSIIFWFLAASVWLLYRCYFIVIMDVALRVFFKDEFWAGMRSTQRSESMHSVFDKYLNSKSSLLQFVRQYQNCVIDKEQKELECDAADLRGIIPCVSSSPIEKQFQREYTNSMFRDCTADTKSCIARNHQTFNVIALCSNRMDFVATPEVAAILRDAMDSAREKLREHKEFEHQAAHRPNGNAQPSPTNVATSYKDTQPACSEMTDNLAMHSGSFISLLNSFHNAEQLCMCT